From Cydia fagiglandana chromosome 24, ilCydFagi1.1, whole genome shotgun sequence, a single genomic window includes:
- the LOC134676078 gene encoding zinc finger protein 626-like, with amino-acid sequence MLFGYRKSLKKHNIIHIRGDIYSCNFCDEKFSLKKLLNKHKKEHIGEKAFRCEECNKRFKMQSHLDIHKITHTGDRAYECEECNKRFRDKSTLNKHKKIHTGDKRYSCEQCGKRFIQKSTLTEHKRVHTGEKLYKCDECDMLFGYRNTLKKHKIIHIRGDIFSCNFCDEKFPQIILLNKHKNKHVGEKAYGCEECDKRFKRKDQLDLHKITHKGERPYVCDKCGKQFKRIGNLDQHKKNHAEKSHSCTKCNKQFTHKHQLDAHERSHTKEKAYICEKCGARFAQIYILQKHKQIHIEKVPGD; translated from the coding sequence ATGTTATTTGGATAtagaaaatctttaaaaaagcataatataatacatattcgAGGTGATATTTACAGCTGCAACTTTTGCGACGAGAAATTTTCActaaaaaaacttttaaataaacataaaaaggagcatattggagaaaaagcTTTCCGCTGTGAAGAATGTAACAAGAGATTTAAGATGCAAAGTCATTTAGATATCCATAAAATAACTCACACTGGAGACAGAGCATACGAGTGTGAAGAATGTAACAAACGATTCAGAGATAAAAGTACGTTaaacaaacacaaaaaaattcacaccggCGACAAAAGATATAGCTGTGAGCAATGCGGCAAACGTTTTATACAAAAGAGCACTTTAACGGAACACAAAAGAGTTCACACGGGTGAGAAATTATATAAGTGTGATGAATGTGACATGTTATTTGGATATAGAAATACTTTAAAAAAgcataaaataatacatattcGAGGTGATATTTTCAGCTGCAACTTTTGCGACGAGAAATTTCCTCAAATAATACtcttaaataaacataaaaataagcACGTCGGAGAAAAAGCGTACGGCTGCGAAGAATGTGACAAGAGATTTAAAAGGAAAGATCAATTAGATTTGCATAAAATAACGCACAAAGGAGAGAGACCATACGTCTGTGACAAGTGTGGTAAGCAATTTAAAAGAATAGGTAATTTAGatcaacataaaaaaaatcacgCAGAAAAATCTCACAGTTGCACTAAATGTAACAAGCAATTCACACACAAACATCAGTTAGATGCTCATGAAAGAAGTCACACTAAAGAAAAAGCATATATTTGTGAAAAATGTGGCGCGCGATTTGcgcaaatttatattttacagaaaCATAAACAAATTCATATTGAAAAGGTACCCGGTGACTGA
- the LOC134676348 gene encoding zinc finger protein OZF-like, whose product MTFLGPTDVSATSAGEYGVSTAPLSSRAMQQLALACSVRLERLRHSPRASQPSAAVEHPPAQRVTRARQAELERRRASAHQPSLIRHINNQHTDIYSCRICSQEFSNKTLRKEHEHTHMELGTYICDMCNIKFSLKSVLISHIFNFHMKINEVCKVCNKIVDKTYIEKHQRLHTGKKPYKCKVCGKKFALVEYLLLHKRVHTSEKRYKCEVCNKQLKYKNSLNKHKKIHTGDKRYSCDQCGKRFIQNSTLTEHKRVHTGEKLYKCDECDKLFGYRKTLNNHKRKHARGDIYSCNFCGEKFPLMILLNKHKNKHVGEKAFGCEECHKRFKTKSELDFHKATHKADRPYTCDRCGKQFKHIKNFDQHKKTHAEKSHSCNECNKKFTHKHQLNAHVRTHTKEKPYICEKCGARFAQNYILQKHKQIHFEKIPVTE is encoded by the exons ATGACGTTCTTGGGTCCTACAGATGTATCTGCGACTTCAGCCGGCGAGTACGGAGTTAGCACGGCGCCTCTGTCCTCGCGCGCCATGCAGCAGCTCGCGCTGGCGTGCTCCGTGAGGCTCGAGCGCCTCCGCCACTCCCCGCGCGCGAGCCAGCCAT CCGCAGCTGTTGAGCACCCGCCGGCGCAGCGGGTCACCCGCGCGAGGCAAGCCGAACTCGAGCGTCGCCGCGCCTCGGCGCACCAACCTAGCTTAATCAGACATATAAATAACCAACACACAGACATATATTCATGCAGAATCTGTTCGCAAGAGTTCTCAAACAAAACTCTCCGCAAAGAACATGAACACACTCACATGGAACTAGGAACATACATTTGCGATATGTGTAAtataaaattcagcctgaaatcAGTTTTAATTAGTCATATTTTTAACTTTCATATGAAGATAAATGAAGTGTGCAAAGTTTGCAACAAAATTGTTGACAAAACGTACATAGAGAAACATCAAAGACTTCACACTGGTAAaaaaccatacaaatgtaaGGTATGTGGTAAAAAATTTGCACTTGTTGAATATTTACTTTTACACAAAAGAGTTCACACTAGTGAAAAACGATACAAGTGTGAAGTATGTAACAAacaattgaaatataaaaatagtttaaacaaacataaaaaaattcacaccggTGACAAAAGATATAGCTGTGATCAATGCGGCAAACGTTTTATACAAAACAGCACTTTAACTGAACACAAAAGAGTTCACACAGGTGAGAAACTGTATAAGTGTGATGAATGTGACAAATTATTTGGATATAGGAAAACTTTAAATAATCATAAAAGAAAGCATGCTCGAGGTGATATTTACAGCTGCAACTTTTGCGGCGAGAAATTTCCACTAATGATActtttaaataaacataaaaataagcATGTCGGAGAGAAAGCGTTCGGCTGCGAAGAGTGTCACAAGAGATTTAAGACTAAATCTGAATTAGATTTCCATAAAGCAACGCACAAAGCAGACAGACCATACACCTGTGACAGGTGTGGTAAGCAATttaaacacataaaaaattTTGATCAACATAAAAAAACTCATGCAGAAAAATCTCACAGTTGTAATGAATGTAACAAGAAATTCACACACAAGCATCAGTTAAATGCTCATGTAAGAACTCACACTAAAGAAAAACCATATATTTGTGAAAAATGTGGCGCGCGATTCgctcaaaattatattttacagaAACATAAACAAATTCATTTTGAAAAGATACCCGTGACTGAGTGA